A single genomic interval of Anopheles marshallii chromosome 2, idAnoMarsDA_429_01, whole genome shotgun sequence harbors:
- the LOC128718560 gene encoding histone H1-like, which produces MADTVTTEVAAAAAAPATVAKSPKKPKAAAGPKKPKQPAAHPPVNEMVLAAVKALNERNGSSLQAIKKYVAANYKADVTKLATFFKKALKSAVASGKLVQTKGTGASGSFKLSAAAKKPAVEKKKAAAPKKSASAADKKKKVAAKKPAGEKKAAAKKSTKKAETGKKPKTAATKKPKAADGAKKAAKKPAAPKQKSTKPSKVAAAKPKAPKPKKAAAPAKKAAAPKKAAAPKKAAAPKKAAAAKK; this is translated from the coding sequence ATGGCCGATACCGTAACGACCGAAGTAGCTGCTGCAGCCGCCGCCCCAGCAACCGTGGCCAAGTCGCCGAAGAAGCCGAAGGCCGCCGCTGGTCCCAAGAAGCCGAAGCAACCGGCAGCGCATCCTCCAGTGAACGAGATGGTGCTGGCCGCTGTGAAGGCTCTGAACGagcgcaacggttcgtcgctgCAGGCGATCAAGAAGTACGTGGCGGCCAACTACAAGGCCGACGTGACCAAGCTGGCCACCTTCTTCAAGAAGGCGCTCAAGAGTGCGGTCGCCAGCGGCAAGCTGGTCCAGACCAAGGGAACCGGAGCGTCGGGTTCGTTCAAGCTGTCAGCCGCCGCCAAGAAGCCGGCCgtagagaagaagaaggcagCAGCCCCGAAGAAGTCCGCATCGGCCGcagacaagaagaagaaggtcgCTGCCAAGAAGCCGGCCGGAGAGAAGAAGGCCGCCGCCAAGAAGTCCACCAAGAAGGCAGAGACTGGCAAGAAGCCGAAGACAGCCGCCACCAAGAAGCCGAAGGCCGCCGATGGTGCGAAGAAGGCCGCCAAGAAGCCAGCTGCACCCAAGCAGAAGTCCACGAAGCCATCCAAGGTCGCGGCTGCCAAGCCGAAGGCACCGAAGCCAAAGAAGGCCGCAGCTCCCGCCAAGAAGGCTGCAGCCCCGAAGAAAGCCGCCGCCCCAAAGAAGGCAGCCGCTCCGAAGAAGGCCGCAGCAGCCAAGAAGTAA